The Sulfurimonas sp. hsl 1-7 genomic sequence ACAGACGTTATGCAATTGATGCTACAAAGTTAGAAAATGAACTTGGCTGGAAAGCTGATGAGAACTTTGATACTGGTATAGTTTTAACTGTTGATTGGTATTTAGGAAAGTATAAAGGAGAAATATGAAAGTCTTATTACTAGCAGGTGGATTAGGAACAAGATTAGCTGAAGAAACAGATTTACGCCCTAAACCAATGGTAGAAATAGGCGGTAAACCTATTCTTTGGCATATTATGAAAATATACTCCCAATATGGTTTTAATGATTTTGTAGTTCTTCTTGGGTATAAAGGGTACTATATAAAAGAATACTTTGCAAACTATTTTCTTCATCAAAGTGATGTTACTATTGATATGAAAAATGGAAAAATGGAAGTTTTAAATAACTCTAGTGAACCATGGAAAGTCACTCTACTTGATACTGGTTTTGATAGTATGACAGGCGGTAGAGTAAAAAGAGCTCAGAATTTTATAGGAAATGAACCCTTTATGCTAACTTATGGTGACGGTGTAAGTGACATAAATATTGAAGAATTAGTAAAGTTTCATAAAGCACATGGCAAAGCTATGACAATGACATCTGCTCAACCTGACGGAAGATTTGGTGCATTAAATATTGATGAACACAATCAAGTCCATGAATTTAAAGAAAAACCAAAAGGTGATGGTAACTGGATCAATGCAGGTTTCTTTGTATGTGAACCAAAAGTGTTTGATTACATCACCGAGGGTGATAGTACAGTGTTTGAACAAGCACCTTTAATGAATTTAGCTAAAGATGGTGAAATTTTCACTTTCAAACATGAAGGTTTTTGGAAACCTATGGATACATTAAAAGACAAAAATGATTTAAATAATCTATGGGATAAAGATAAAGCACCGTGGAAAGTATGGTAATGGAAAATCTTTTTTCTGGAGTTTATAAAAATAAAACTGTATTAGTTACTGGTCATAGTGGATTTAAAGGTTCCTGGCTTGTCTACTGGCTTCATAAAATGGGTGCTAAAGTTATAGGTTATTCATTAGAAGCTCCAACTGCTCCAAATCATATAGAATTATTAAATCTTGATATTGTGTCTATTATAGGAGATATTAGAGATTTGAAAAAGCTCAATGAAACATTTGAAACTTATAAACCTGATATTATTTTTCATCTAGCAGCACAACCTTTAGTAAGGCTTTCATATGAAGATCCTATAGAAACATATGAAACAAATGTTATCGGTACTTTAAAAGTATTTGAAGCTTGTAGAACCAATAATGTAAAAGCAATAGTAAATATTAC encodes the following:
- the rfbF gene encoding glucose-1-phosphate cytidylyltransferase — encoded protein: MKVLLLAGGLGTRLAEETDLRPKPMVEIGGKPILWHIMKIYSQYGFNDFVVLLGYKGYYIKEYFANYFLHQSDVTIDMKNGKMEVLNNSSEPWKVTLLDTGFDSMTGGRVKRAQNFIGNEPFMLTYGDGVSDINIEELVKFHKAHGKAMTMTSAQPDGRFGALNIDEHNQVHEFKEKPKGDGNWINAGFFVCEPKVFDYITEGDSTVFEQAPLMNLAKDGEIFTFKHEGFWKPMDTLKDKNDLNNLWDKDKAPWKVW